A window from Solanum stenotomum isolate F172 chromosome 5, ASM1918654v1, whole genome shotgun sequence encodes these proteins:
- the LOC125864330 gene encoding cytochrome P450 76A2 isoform X2 — protein MEWEWSYLFFSAIILLPVLILFFSQKKSTKCSYKLPPGPPGLPIFGNMFELGKEPYKKMSVLQQKYGPVLGLKLGTSTNIMVVQTAQAAAELFKNHDTSFADRPTVDVNQAHNYYQGSLAIGRYGSFWRFQRRICTVEMFVHKKINETVPVRRKCVDNMLKWIEKAGSSAEKGSGIEVTRFVFLASFNMLGNLILSKDLADPESEEASEFFNAMKGIMEWSGITNVSDIFPFLRKFDLQSLRKKMTRDMGKAIEIMSMFLKEREEERKKGTEKRKDFLDVLLEFEGTGKDEPAKLSEHEIKIFILEMFLAGSETTSNSVEWALTELLRHPEAMAKVKTEISKVIGPNKKFEESDIENLPYMQSVIKESLRLHPPLPFLLPRATIQDTKFMGYDVPKGTRVLVNAWAIGRDPECWDDPMSFKPERFLGSKLDVKGQHYELIPFGAGRRMCVGLPLGHRMMHFALGSLLHEFKWELPDGVSPKSIDMSESMGSITRKRDSLKVIPKKA, from the exons atggaatggGAATGGAGCTATCTGTTTTTCTCTGCAATCATCTTGTTACCAGTTttgatcctttttttttctcagaaAAAGAGTACTAAATGTTCATACAAACTACCTCCAGGACCACCTGGATTACCAATTTTTGGTAACATGTTTGAACTAGGAAAAGAGCCTTACAAAAAAATGTCAGTTCTACAACAGAAATATGGCCCTGTTTTGGGGTTAAAACTTGGCACCTCAACAAACATTATGGTTGTTCAAACAGCTCAGGCTGCTGCAGAGTTATTTAAGAACCATGATACTTCCTTCGCGGATCGACCAACGGTCGATGTAAATCAGGCACATAATTACTATCAAGGGTCTCTGGCTATAGGCCGATATGGCTCCTTTTGGCGATTCCAAAGGCGGATATGTACTGTGGAAATGTTTGTacacaaaaaaatcaatgaaacaGTACCAGTAAGGCGAAAATGTGTGGATAATATGTTAAAATGGATAGAAAAAGCAGGGAGTTCTGCTGAAAAAGGAAGTGGAATTGAG GTAACGCGTTTTGTGTTCCTAGCATCGTTTAATATGCTAGGGAATTTGATTCTATCGAAAGACTTGGCTGATCCAGAATCCGAGGAGGCCTCGGAGTTCTTCAATGCCATGAAGGGGATTATGGAGTGGTCAGGTATTACTAATGTTTCTGATATATTTCCGTTTCTTAGAAAGTTTGATTTACAAAGTTTGAGGAAGAAGATGACACGAGACATGGGGAAGGCCATTGAGATCATGTCTATGTTTCTCAAGGAACGCGAGGAAGAACGAAAGAAAGGTACAGAGAAGAGGAAAGATTTCTTGGATGTGTTGCTTGAATTCGAAGGCACTGGAAAAGATGAACCAGCTAAATTATCAGAACATGAGATCAAAATATTCATACTG GAAATGTTTTTAGCCGGTTCAGAGACGACTAGCAACAGCGTAGAATGGGCACTAACAGAGCTTTTGCGCCATCCAGAAGCAATGGCCAAAGTGAAAACAGAGATATCAAAAGTTATAGGACCAAACAAGAAGTTTGAAGAAAGTGACATCGAAAATCTTCCTTATATGCAATCTGTAATCAAAGAATCGCTTCGTTTACATCCTCCTCTGCCTTTCTTGCTCCCAAGAGCGACAATTCAAGACACCAAGTTCATGGGGTACGACGTGCCAAAAGGTACTCGAGTTCTTGTAAATGCTTGGGCAATTGGAAGAGATCCTGAATGTTGGGACGACCCTATGAGTTTCAAGCCCGAGAGGTTTCTTGGCTCTAAATTAGATGTGAAGGGTCAGCATTATGAGCTAATTCCATTTGGTGCTGGACGGAGGATGTGTGTTGGCTTGCCTTTAGGTCATCGCATGATGCATTTTGCTCTAGGATCGTTGCTTCACGAATTCAAATGGGAGCTTCCTGATGGTGTCTCTCCTAAATCTATTGATATGAGTGAAAGCATGGGTTCAATAACCAGAAAACGCGACTCTTTGAAAGTAATACCAAAAAAGGCTTGA
- the LOC125864330 gene encoding cytochrome P450 76A2 isoform X3 encodes MEWEWSYLFFSAIILLPVLILFFSQKKSTKCSYKLPPGPPGLPIFGNMFELGKEPYKKMSVLQQKYGPVLGLKLGTSTNIMVVQTAQAAAELFKNHDTSFADRPTVDVNQAHNYYQGSLAIGRYGSFWRFQRRICTVEMFVHKKINETVPVRRKCVDNMLKWIEKAGSSAEKGSGIEVTRFVFLASFNMLGNLVLSKDLADPESEEASDFFNAMKGIMEWSGITNVSDIFPFLRKFDLQSLRKKMTRDMGKAIEIMSMFLKEREEERKKGTEKRKDFLDVLLEFEGTGKDEPAKLSEHEIKIFILEMFLAGSETTSNSVEWALTELLRHPEAMAKVKTEISKVIGPNKKFEESDIENLPYMQSVIKESLRLHPPLPFLLPRATIQDTKFMGYDVPKGTRVLVNAWAIGRDPECWDDPMSFKPERFLGSKLDVKGQHYELIPFGAGRRMCVGLPLGHRMMHFALGSLLHEFKWELPDGVSPKSIDMSESMGSITRKRDSLKVIPKKA; translated from the exons atggaatggGAATGGAGCTATCTGTTTTTCTCTGCAATCATCTTGTTACCAGTTttgatcctttttttttctcagaaAAAGAGTACTAAATGTTCATACAAACTACCTCCAGGACCACCTGGATTACCAATTTTTGGTAACATGTTTGAACTAGGAAAAGAGCCTTACAAAAAAATGTCAGTTCTACAACAGAAATATGGCCCTGTTTTGGGGTTAAAACTTGGCACCTCAACAAACATTATGGTTGTTCAAACAGCTCAGGCTGCTGCAGAGTTATTTAAGAACCATGATACTTCCTTCGCGGATCGACCAACGGTCGATGTAAATCAGGCACATAATTACTATCAAGGGTCTCTGGCTATAGGCCGATATGGCTCCTTTTGGCGATTCCAAAGGCGGATATGTACTGTGGAAATGTTTGTacacaaaaaaatcaatgaaacaGTACCAGTAAGGCGAAAATGTGTGGATAATATGTTAAAATGGATAGAAAAAGCAGGGAGTTCTGCTGAAAAAGGAAGTGGAATTGAGGTAACGCGTTTTGTATTCCTAGCATCGTTTAATATGCTAGGGAATTTGGTTCTATCGAAAGACTTGGCTGATCCAGAATCTGAGGAGGCCTCGGATTTCTTCAATGCTATGAAGGGAATCATGGAGTGGTCAG GTATTACTAATGTTTCTGATATATTTCCGTTTCTTAGAAAGTTTGATTTACAAAGTTTGAGGAAGAAGATGACACGAGACATGGGGAAGGCCATTGAGATCATGTCTATGTTTCTCAAGGAACGCGAGGAAGAACGAAAGAAAGGTACAGAGAAGAGGAAAGATTTCTTGGATGTGTTGCTTGAATTCGAAGGCACTGGAAAAGATGAACCAGCTAAATTATCAGAACATGAGATCAAAATATTCATACTG GAAATGTTTTTAGCCGGTTCAGAGACGACTAGCAACAGCGTAGAATGGGCACTAACAGAGCTTTTGCGCCATCCAGAAGCAATGGCCAAAGTGAAAACAGAGATATCAAAAGTTATAGGACCAAACAAGAAGTTTGAAGAAAGTGACATCGAAAATCTTCCTTATATGCAATCTGTAATCAAAGAATCGCTTCGTTTACATCCTCCTCTGCCTTTCTTGCTCCCAAGAGCGACAATTCAAGACACCAAGTTCATGGGGTACGACGTGCCAAAAGGTACTCGAGTTCTTGTAAATGCTTGGGCAATTGGAAGAGATCCTGAATGTTGGGACGACCCTATGAGTTTCAAGCCCGAGAGGTTTCTTGGCTCTAAATTAGATGTGAAGGGTCAGCATTATGAGCTAATTCCATTTGGTGCTGGACGGAGGATGTGTGTTGGCTTGCCTTTAGGTCATCGCATGATGCATTTTGCTCTAGGATCGTTGCTTCACGAATTCAAATGGGAGCTTCCTGATGGTGTCTCTCCTAAATCTATTGATATGAGTGAAAGCATGGGTTCAATAACCAGAAAACGCGACTCTTTGAAAGTAATACCAAAAAAGGCTTGA
- the LOC125864330 gene encoding cytochrome P450 76A2 isoform X19: MEWEWSYLFFSAIILLPVLILFFSQKKSTKCSYKLPPGPPGLPIFGNMFELGKEPYKKMSVLQQKYGPVLGLKLGTSTNIMVVQTAQAAAELFKNHDTSFADRPTVDVNQAHNYYQGSLAIGRYGSFWRFQRRICTVEMFVHKKINETVPVRRKCVDNMLKWIEKAGSSAEKGSGIEVTRFVFLASFNMLGNLVLSKDLADPESEEASDFFNAMKGIMEWSGIANVSDIFPFLRKFDLQKLRKKMTRDMGKAMEIMSMLLKEREEERKKGMEKRKDFLDVLLEFEGTGKDEPAKLSEHEIKVLIVEMFLAGSETTSSSVEWALTELLRHPEAMSKVKTEISKVVGLNKFEESDIENLPYMQAVIKESLRLHPPLPFLIPRETIQDTKFMGYDILKGTQVLVNAWAIGRDPECWDDPMSFKPERFLGSKIDVKGQHYELIPFGAGRRMCVGLPLGHRMMHFALGSLLHEFEWELPDGISPTSINMDESMGVTARKRDSLKVIPKKA; encoded by the exons atggaatggGAATGGAGCTATCTGTTTTTCTCTGCAATCATCTTGTTACCAGTTttgatcctttttttttctcagaaAAAGAGTACTAAATGTTCATACAAACTACCTCCAGGACCACCTGGATTACCAATTTTTGGTAACATGTTTGAACTAGGAAAAGAGCCTTACAAAAAAATGTCAGTTCTACAACAGAAATATGGCCCTGTTTTGGGGTTAAAACTTGGCACCTCAACAAACATTATGGTTGTTCAAACAGCTCAGGCTGCTGCAGAGTTATTTAAGAACCATGATACTTCCTTCGCGGATCGACCAACGGTCGATGTAAATCAGGCACATAATTACTATCAAGGGTCTCTGGCTATAGGCCGATATGGCTCCTTTTGGCGATTCCAAAGGCGGATATGTACTGTGGAAATGTTTGTacacaaaaaaatcaatgaaacaGTACCAGTAAGGCGAAAATGTGTGGATAATATGTTAAAATGGATAGAAAAAGCAGGGAGTTCTGCTGAAAAAGGAAGTGGAATTGAGGTAACGCGTTTTGTATTCCTAGCATCGTTTAATATGCTAGGGAATTTGGTTCTATCGAAAGACTTGGCTGATCCAGAATCTGAGGAGGCCTCGGATTTCTTCAATGCTATGAAGGGAATCATGGAGTGGTCAGGTATTGCTAATGTTTCAGATATATTTCCGTTTCTTAGAAAGTTCGATTTACAAAAATTGAGGAAGAAGATGACACGAGACATGGGGAAGGCGATGGAGATCATGTCTATGTTACTCAAAGAACGGGAGGAAGAACGAAAGAAAGGTATGGAGAAGAGGAAAGATTTCTTGGATGTGTTGCTTGAATTCGAAGGCACTGGAAAAGATGAACCAGCTAAATTATCAGAACATGAGATCAAAGTATTAATAGTG GAAATGTTTTTAGCTGGTTCAGAGACGACGAGCAGCAGTGTAGAATGGGCACTAACAGAGCTTTTGCGTCATCCAGAAGCAATGTCCAAAGTGAAAACAGAGATATCAAAAGTAGTAGGATTAAACAAGTTTGAAGAAAGTGATATCGAAAATCTTCCTTATATGCAAGCTGTAATCAAAGAATCACTTCGTTTACATCCTCCTCTGCCTTTCTTGATCCCAAGAGAGACAATTCAAGACACTAAGTTCATGGGGTATGACATACTAAAAGGCACTCAAGTCCTCGTAAATGCCTGGGCAATTGGAAGAGATCCTGAATGTTGGGACGACCCAATGAGTTTCAAGCCTGAGAGGTTTCTTGGCTCAAAAATAGACGTGAAGGGTCAGCATTATGAGCTAATTCCATTTGGTGCTGGACGAAGAATGTGTGTTGGCTTGCCTTTAGGCCATCGAATGATGCATTTCGCTCTCGGATCGTTGCTTCATGAATTTGAATGGGAGCTTCCTGATGGTATCTCTCCTACATCTATCAATATGGATGAAAGCATGGGAGTAACAGCAAGAAAACGCGACTCTTTGAAAGTGATACCAAAAAAGGCTTGA